In the genome of Aspergillus luchuensis IFO 4308 DNA, chromosome 2, nearly complete sequence, one region contains:
- a CDS encoding uncharacterized protein (COG:T;~EggNog:ENOG410PUV8;~InterPro:IPR000719,IPR011009,IPR008271;~PFAM:PF00069;~go_function: GO:0004672 - protein kinase activity [Evidence IEA];~go_function: GO:0005524 - ATP binding [Evidence IEA];~go_process: GO:0006468 - protein phosphorylation [Evidence IEA]): MSVKSDSEQSYRIEELLTHGDIKPNNILINYTEPAAAEDQEITLIKQVQISDLEDTVIVPPGKWLRGPLCRNAIWRSAESWARSRQDQTSDVFSFALVMVYMMANEMVLRVPDEQLNAEDSWRYVLRLHLSYFADIEGVERFLEHIGEQNPFFERILELINTFGPENPRQPVEDWDFLEPELKDLVARMTYLDPRGRITAREALEHTWFR; this comes from the exons ATGAGTGTAAAGAGTGACTCGGAACAGTCCTACCGTATTGAGGAGCTACTCACTCACGGGG ACATCAAACCCAACAACATCCTTATCAATTACACggaacctgctgctgctgaggatcAAGAGATCACCCTGATTAAGCAAGTCCAAATTTCCGACTTGGAGGATACAGTCATCGTCCCCCCGGGGAAATGGCTTCGTGGGCCTCTCTGCCGCAACGCTATCTGGCGCAGCGCCGAGAGCTGGGCGCGATCTCGTCAGGATCAAACTTCTGAtgtgttttcttttgccCTTGTG ATGGTTTATATGATGGCAAATGAAATGGTCCTTCGCGTCCCTGATGAACAACTGAACGCTGAGGACTCCTGGCGTTatgttcttcgtcttcacCTATCATACTTTGCCGACATAGAAGGCGTGGAGCGCTTCCTTGAGCACATAGGGGAGCAAAACCCATTCTTTGAACGCATATTAGAGCTAATCAACACATTCGGACCGGAGAATCCGAGACAACCGGTCGAAGATTGGGACTTTCTCGAACCCGAACTCAAGGATTTGGTGGCTAGGATGACTTATCTGGATCCGAGGGGGAGGATTACGGCGAGGGAGGCGCTGGAGCATACTTGGTTTAGGTGA
- the PRP18 gene encoding mRNA splicing protein PRP18 (BUSCO:EOG0926420U;~COG:A;~EggNog:ENOG410PK4K;~InterPro:IPR014906,IPR036285,IPR004098,IPR039979;~PFAM:PF02840,PF08799;~go_component: GO:0005681 - spliceosomal complex [Evidence IEA];~go_process: GO:0008380 - RNA splicing [Evidence IEA]) → MDFASLMSKEISKAKPKADSQDTTKPKYTRRGDLEAARIAAYNEEQERLAREREERNALKRKLEDEEAERRREREEKKRKLAEESRKKREEEEAARERERRKRLGLPELPPTESGDDKEGAGKEGGEEDIPEEELLKKLRDMEEPAILFGETHKGRLRRYRRLLQRSLTPQPQLSDGPIPTTLELVPEVDMKIPETAPKDLEGKKFLFRQLASYFNMVLREWELALAKRDASVKLSLQGKQAYNAMVQSRENMKPLFRKFEKVDIDDGVLEHVVEIVSKAQQRRYVDANDAYLRLSIGKAAWPIGVTMVGIHERSAREKLHQSDQQAHILSDEITRKYLQSIKRCLSFAQTRWPPDDQLQIMG, encoded by the exons ATGGACTTCGCGTCGTTAATGTCCAAAGAAATCTCCAAAGCAAAACCTAAAGCAGATTCCCAAGACACCACCAAACCCAAATACACCCGGCGCGGCGACCTCGAAGCCGCCCGCATCGCCGCCTACAATGAAGAACAAGAGCGCCTCGCCCGCGAACGCGAAGAGCGCAACGCCCTGAAACGCAAgctcgaagatgaagaagccgagCGTCGTCGCGAacgggaagagaagaagcgcaaacTGGCCGAGGAGTCGCGCAAGAAgcgcgaagaggaagaagctgctCGGGAACGAGAGCGCAGGAAGAGACTCGGCTTGCCGGAGCTGCCGCCTACGGAGTCTGGAGATGATAAAGAGGGTGCGGGCAAGGAAGGTGGCGAGGAGGATAtaccggaggaggagctgttgaagaagttgcGGGATATGGAGGAGCCGGCGATATTGTTTGGGGAGACGCATAAGGGCCGGCTGAGGCGGTATAGGAGGCTGTTGCAGCGGTCGTTGAcaccgcagccgcagctgtCAGATGGGCCAATTCCGACGACGTTGGAGCTGGTGCCGGAGGTGGATATGAAGATTCCGGAGACGGCGCCGAAGGatctggaggggaagaaattCCTGTTTCGTCAGCTGGCGTCGTACTTTAACATGGTGCTGCGGGAGTGGGAGTTGGCGTTGGCGAAGCGAGATGCGTCGGTGAAGTTGAGCTTGCAGGGAAAGCAGGCGTACAATGCCATGGTGCAGTCGCGGGAGAATATGAAGCCGTTGTTTCGCAAGTTCGAGAAGGTGGATATCGATGATGGGGTGCTTGAGCATGTGGTTGAGATTGTGTCCAAGGCGCAGCAGCGGCGATATGTCGATGCTAATGATGCCTATCTGAGGTTGAGTATTGGAAAAGC TGCTTGGCCTATTGGTGTTACCATGGTTGGTATTCACGAGCGATCCGCACGAGAGAAGCTGCATCAGAGCGATCAGCAGGCGCATATTTTGAGTGATGAGATTACGCGCAAGTACTTGCAGAGCATCAAGCGGTGCCTCAGCTTTGCGCAGACGCGGTGGCCCCCGGATGATCAGCTGCAGATCATGGGCTAG
- a CDS encoding SAP18 family protein (COG:A;~EggNog:ENOG410PQVW;~InterPro:IPR010516;~PFAM:PF06487): MTPPPIDRQTTTPFHLKLFYRLNNYHHLSDFSSSAPSSSYSGPTSGPNAIRTRSPPPPQQLPPHLQIYTWQSCTLRELSHLLTSALPSLLPDPPVGTRLCFRLIYPDTKGAATMGPDARGRYLAKDLGSVIIGPRESAIANGGDEDENANGEEGGQRKGSGAGVGGRLRIQGNDADKTLQEARFVIGDYVDCAVLPPLEDGSVAPPVNPGRGMAMGGGMRAFPGDAGRGERYRGGGGGGGMRGGRIPPGDWRRGERVPEERGGGGGGGRGGRRGWAPY; this comes from the coding sequence atgacaccacccccaatcgACCGCCAAACCACAACCCCCTTCCACCTCAAGCTCTTTTACCGACTCAACAACTACCACCATCTCTCTGACTTCTCCTCATCagccccctcctcatcctacAGCGGCCCCACGAGCGGCCCCAACGCCATCCGCACGCGCagtcccccaccaccacaacaactccctccccacctccaaaTCTACACTTGGCAATCATGCACTCTCCGCGAACTCTCCCACCTCCTGACCTCCGCGCTACCTAGTCTGCTTCCTGACCCGCCTGTGGGAACGCGCCTCTGCTTCCGCCTCATATACCCGGACACCAAAGGCGCCGCGACAATGGGGCCCGACGCGCGGGGGAGGTATCTCGCGAAGGATTTGGGGAGTGTGATTATCGGACCGAGGGAGAGTGCGATTGCGaatggtggagatgaggatgagaatgcgaatggggaggaaggagggcagAGGAAGGGCAGTGGTGCTGGAGTAGGAGGGAGGTTGAGGATTCAAGGCAATGATGCGGATAAGACGTTGCAGGAGGCACGGTTTGTTATTGGAGATTATGTCGATTGTGCGGTACTGCCGCCGCTTGAGGATGGGTCTGTGGCGCCGCCGGTTAATCCCGGTCGGGGGATGGCGATGGGTGGGGGGATGAGGGCGTTCCCTGGGGATGCTGGTAGGGGGGAGAGGTatcgtggaggaggtggcggtggtgggatgagaggagggaggattcCACCGGGGGATTGGAGACGGGGGGAGAGAGttccggaggagaggggtggtggtggtggtggagggagaggagggagaagggggtgggcGCCGTACTAA